In the Methylomonas rhizoryzae genome, one interval contains:
- a CDS encoding PhzF family phenazine biosynthesis protein — MNYQYYIADVFTDRIFNGAQIAVFPAADGLDGDTMARIARELNLSETVFVSRLPDEANTWRMRIFSPFKEIDFAGHPVIATAYVLAESGELQLPKQLTHLVLRQNVGDIEANVTSRDGKPVFIQFSRSGDAIIDRFAPTDEELCQFLGLQISDLDHKKYSPRLVSCGMPYLIVPVWNYESVRKARFNYAAWSQSIAPQTAAQEILLFAPKSPNPDADFNARLFGPNISLYDDPPVGSAMPAFCHYLCSFEHTQKGTHTFSVERGEIKTRRSLLQLEMDNKQQERLMVRIGGRAVIFADGWIHLPD, encoded by the coding sequence ATGAATTATCAGTATTACATTGCCGACGTATTTACCGACCGGATTTTCAACGGCGCACAAATTGCCGTATTTCCGGCCGCGGACGGGTTGGACGGCGACACCATGGCGCGCATCGCCCGCGAATTGAATTTATCGGAAACGGTGTTTGTGTCGCGTTTACCGGACGAAGCAAATACTTGGCGCATGCGCATTTTTTCGCCGTTCAAGGAAATCGACTTCGCCGGTCACCCGGTAATCGCCACGGCATACGTGTTGGCGGAAAGCGGCGAACTGCAATTGCCCAAACAGCTTACTCACTTGGTTTTGCGGCAAAACGTCGGCGATATAGAGGCTAACGTGACCAGCCGGGACGGCAAGCCGGTCTTCATTCAGTTCAGCCGCTCAGGCGATGCCATCATCGACCGCTTCGCCCCGACCGACGAAGAGTTATGCCAGTTTCTAGGCCTGCAAATTTCCGATTTGGATCATAAAAAATACTCGCCGCGCTTGGTTTCTTGCGGCATGCCGTATTTGATCGTGCCGGTATGGAATTACGAATCGGTGCGCAAGGCTCGTTTCAACTATGCGGCCTGGAGTCAATCCATCGCACCGCAAACCGCCGCGCAGGAAATTTTGCTGTTCGCGCCGAAATCGCCGAATCCGGATGCCGATTTCAACGCTCGCTTGTTCGGCCCCAACATCAGCTTATACGACGATCCGCCGGTCGGCAGCGCGATGCCGGCCTTTTGCCACTATCTGTGCTCGTTCGAGCATACCCAAAAAGGCACCCACACTTTTTCCGTAGAACGCGGCGAAATCAAAACCCGGCGCAGCTTGCTACAGCTGGAAATGGACAATAAGCAGCAGGAAAGGCTGATGGTGCGCATCGGCGGCCGCGCCGTGATTTTTGCGGACGGGTGGATTCATTTACCTGATTAA
- the nirD gene encoding nitrite reductase small subunit NirD → MTTWIDVCHIDDLQPDSGVCALVKGKQVAIFYLTRPKAVYAIGNFDPFSDANVLSRGMIGDLGGKLMVASPMYKQHFDLTTGVCFEDTQIRVPAYPARINGDRVEIQLGE, encoded by the coding sequence ATGACAACCTGGATAGACGTTTGCCATATTGACGATTTGCAGCCGGACTCCGGTGTCTGCGCGTTGGTCAAAGGCAAGCAAGTGGCGATTTTTTATCTGACCCGGCCGAAAGCGGTCTACGCCATCGGTAATTTCGACCCGTTTAGCGACGCCAACGTACTGTCGCGCGGCATGATAGGAGACCTGGGCGGCAAGCTGATGGTGGCTTCCCCGATGTACAAACAACATTTCGATTTGACCACAGGGGTGTGTTTCGAAGACACACAAATCAGGGTGCCGGCTTATCCGGCCCGGATTAACGGCGATAGGGTTGAAATCCAGTTGGGGGAATAA